From Epinephelus lanceolatus isolate andai-2023 chromosome 2, ASM4190304v1, whole genome shotgun sequence, one genomic window encodes:
- the calca gene encoding calcitonin/calcitonin-related polypeptide, alpha isoform X1, with translation MLKLWSLLFASALIICQMYISQAAPSRSSKMESDGVTLSNDDAQRLLRAIKEFMQITSDEQDQQTADGNSLDRPMSKRCTGLSTCVLGKLSQDIHKLQTYPRTDVGAGTPGKKRSLSEQFESYINSYN, from the exons ATGCTGAAACTCTGGTCTCTCCTTTTTGCCTCTGCGCTGATCATCTGTCAGATGTACATCTCACAGGCAGCTCCTTCCAG AAGTAGTAAGATGGAGTCAGATGGAGTCACACTATCCAATGATGACGCCCAGAGGTTACTCAGAGCTATTAAGGAGTTCATGCAGATAACTTCAGATGagcaagaccaacaaacagctgatggaaacag CTTGGATAGACCCATGTCTAAGCGCTGCACCGGCTTAAGCACGTGTGTGCTGGGCAAACTCTCCCAGGACATTCACAAACTACAAACCTATCCCCGCACCGACGTGGGAGCAGGGACGCCCGGCAAGAAGCGAAGTCTATCTGAGCAATTTGAAAGCTACATCAACTCATACAACTGA
- the calca gene encoding calcitonin/calcitonin-related polypeptide, alpha isoform X2, producing the protein MLKLWSLLFASALIICQMYISQAAPSSSKMESDGVTLSNDDAQRLLRAIKEFMQITSDEQDQQTADGNSLDRPMSKRCTGLSTCVLGKLSQDIHKLQTYPRTDVGAGTPGKKRSLSEQFESYINSYN; encoded by the exons ATGCTGAAACTCTGGTCTCTCCTTTTTGCCTCTGCGCTGATCATCTGTCAGATGTACATCTCACAGGCAGCTCCTTCCAG TAGTAAGATGGAGTCAGATGGAGTCACACTATCCAATGATGACGCCCAGAGGTTACTCAGAGCTATTAAGGAGTTCATGCAGATAACTTCAGATGagcaagaccaacaaacagctgatggaaacag CTTGGATAGACCCATGTCTAAGCGCTGCACCGGCTTAAGCACGTGTGTGCTGGGCAAACTCTCCCAGGACATTCACAAACTACAAACCTATCCCCGCACCGACGTGGGAGCAGGGACGCCCGGCAAGAAGCGAAGTCTATCTGAGCAATTTGAAAGCTACATCAACTCATACAACTGA
- the cyp2r1 gene encoding vitamin D 25-hydroxylase isoform X1, whose product MVSIKSPSLVPVSCAQALLGVGCLAFALLAFLLVRQLVKQRRPPGFPPGPSPIPVIGNIMSLATEPHVFLKKQSEVHGQIFSLDLGGILTVVLNGYDCVRECLYHQSEVFADRPSLPLFKKMTKMGGLLNCKYGKGWMEHRKLACNSFRYFGSGQRLFERKISEECMFFVDAIDEHKGKPFNPKHLVTNAVSNITNLIIFGQRFTYDDRNFQHMIEIFSENVELAVSGWALLYNAFPWIEYVPFGKHQKLFHNAAEVYDFLLQVIKGFSQGRVPQAPRHYVDAYLDELEQNVGSPSSSFSYENLIYSVGELIIAGTETTTNTLRWAMLYMALYPNIQERVHREIDSVLYNGRAPTLEDKQKMPYVEAVLHEVLRFCNIVPLGIFRATSQDAKVKGYTIPKGTMVITNLYSVHFDEKYWIDPGVFSPQRFLDSNGNFVRREAFLPFSLGRRCCLGEQLARMEMFLFFTTLLQRFHLQFPPGAVPTVTPKLGMTLQPKPYSICALRRQQRSPCFGDTPYHK is encoded by the exons ATGGTTTCAATTAAATCGCCGTCTCTGGTGCCGGTGTCCTGCGCGCAGGCTCTGCTCGGTGTGGGCTGCTTGGCTTTCGCCCTCCTCGCCTTCCTGCTGGTTCGCCAGCTCGTCAAGCAGAGACGACCCCCAGGCTTTCCTCCTGGTCCTTCTCCCATCCCTGTGATAGGAAACATCATGTCTCTGGCCACCGAGCCGCACGTCTTCCTCAAGAAGCAGAGCGAAGTTCATGGACAG ATCTTCAGTCTCGATCTGGGAGGCATCTTGACGGTGGTCTTAAACGGATATGACTGTGTCAGGGAGTGCCTTTACCATCAGAGCGAGGTGTTTGCTGATCGTCCATCGCTGCCTTTATTCaagaaaatgaccaaaatggGTG GACTCCTCAATTGTAAATATGGCAAAGGCTGGATGGAACACCGGAAACTGGCTTGCAACTCTTTCCGTTACTTTGGCAGTGGACAGAGGCTGTTTGAGAGGAAGATCTCAGAGGAGTGCATGTTCTTTGTGGATGCCATAGATGAGCACAAGGGAAAGCCCTTCAACCCCAAACACCTGGTGACCAACGCTGTGTCCAACATCACCAACCTCATCATCTTTGGACAGCGTTTCACTTACGACGACCGTAACTTCCAGCACATGATCGAAATATTCAGTGAGAATGTGGAGTTAGCAGTGAGCGGCTGGGCCCTCCTCTACAACGCCTTCCCCTGGATTGAGTATGTGCCCTTTGGGAAACACCAGAAGCTGTTCCACAATGCTGCTGAGGTGTACGACTTCTTACTGCAGGTGATAAAGGGTTTCTCACAGGGCAGGGTGCCACAGGCACCTCGCCACTATGTGGATGCCTATTTGGATGAGTTAGAGCAGAACGTGGGCTCCCCCAGCTCCTCTTTTTCCTACGAGAACCTCATCTACTCAGTGGGAGAGCTCATCATTGCCGGCACAGAAACCACAACTAACACACTGCGCTGGGCCATGCTGTACATGGCTCTCTACCCAAACATACAAG AGAGGGTGCACAGGGAGATCGACAGCGTGCTGTACAACGGGAGAGCTCCCACTCTGGAGGACAAACAGAAGATGCCATATGTGGAGGCTGTCCTGCACGAAGTCCTTCGCTTCTGCAACATTGTCCCACTTGGTATTTTCCGTGCCACCTCCCAGGACGCAAAAGTCAAGGGTTACACGATTCCCAAAGGCACCATGGTGATCACGAACCTCTACTCTGTGCACTTCGATGAGAAGTACTGGATCGACCCGGGGGTGTTCTCACCACAGAGGTTTCTGGACAGCAATGGCAACTTTGTGAGGCGTGAGGCTTTCCTGCCATTCTCCCTGG ggAGGCGCTGCTGCCTGGGCGAGCAGCTGGCCAGGATGGAGATGTTCCTCTTTTTCACCACTTTGCTACAGAGGTTTCATCTTCAGTTCCCCCCAGGAGCCGTTCCCACCGTCACTCCCAAACTGGGCATGACCTTACAGCCCAAACCGTACTCCATCTGTGCTCTCCGCAGGCAACAGAGAAGTCCCTGCTTTGGAGACACTCCTTATCACAAGTAG
- the cyp2r1 gene encoding vitamin D 25-hydroxylase isoform X3: MSLATEPHVFLKKQSEVHGQIFSLDLGGILTVVLNGYDCVRECLYHQSEVFADRPSLPLFKKMTKMGGLLNCKYGKGWMEHRKLACNSFRYFGSGQRLFERKISEECMFFVDAIDEHKGKPFNPKHLVTNAVSNITNLIIFGQRFTYDDRNFQHMIEIFSENVELAVSGWALLYNAFPWIEYVPFGKHQKLFHNAAEVYDFLLQVIKGFSQGRVPQAPRHYVDAYLDELEQNVGSPSSSFSYENLIYSVGELIIAGTETTTNTLRWAMLYMALYPNIQERVHREIDSVLYNGRAPTLEDKQKMPYVEAVLHEVLRFCNIVPLGIFRATSQDAKVKGYTIPKGTMVITNLYSVHFDEKYWIDPGVFSPQRFLDSNGNFVRREAFLPFSLGRRCCLGEQLARMEMFLFFTTLLQRFHLQFPPGAVPTVTPKLGMTLQPKPYSICALRRQQRSPCFGDTPYHK; the protein is encoded by the exons ATGTCTCTGGCCACCGAGCCGCACGTCTTCCTCAAGAAGCAGAGCGAAGTTCATGGACAG ATCTTCAGTCTCGATCTGGGAGGCATCTTGACGGTGGTCTTAAACGGATATGACTGTGTCAGGGAGTGCCTTTACCATCAGAGCGAGGTGTTTGCTGATCGTCCATCGCTGCCTTTATTCaagaaaatgaccaaaatggGTG GACTCCTCAATTGTAAATATGGCAAAGGCTGGATGGAACACCGGAAACTGGCTTGCAACTCTTTCCGTTACTTTGGCAGTGGACAGAGGCTGTTTGAGAGGAAGATCTCAGAGGAGTGCATGTTCTTTGTGGATGCCATAGATGAGCACAAGGGAAAGCCCTTCAACCCCAAACACCTGGTGACCAACGCTGTGTCCAACATCACCAACCTCATCATCTTTGGACAGCGTTTCACTTACGACGACCGTAACTTCCAGCACATGATCGAAATATTCAGTGAGAATGTGGAGTTAGCAGTGAGCGGCTGGGCCCTCCTCTACAACGCCTTCCCCTGGATTGAGTATGTGCCCTTTGGGAAACACCAGAAGCTGTTCCACAATGCTGCTGAGGTGTACGACTTCTTACTGCAGGTGATAAAGGGTTTCTCACAGGGCAGGGTGCCACAGGCACCTCGCCACTATGTGGATGCCTATTTGGATGAGTTAGAGCAGAACGTGGGCTCCCCCAGCTCCTCTTTTTCCTACGAGAACCTCATCTACTCAGTGGGAGAGCTCATCATTGCCGGCACAGAAACCACAACTAACACACTGCGCTGGGCCATGCTGTACATGGCTCTCTACCCAAACATACAAG AGAGGGTGCACAGGGAGATCGACAGCGTGCTGTACAACGGGAGAGCTCCCACTCTGGAGGACAAACAGAAGATGCCATATGTGGAGGCTGTCCTGCACGAAGTCCTTCGCTTCTGCAACATTGTCCCACTTGGTATTTTCCGTGCCACCTCCCAGGACGCAAAAGTCAAGGGTTACACGATTCCCAAAGGCACCATGGTGATCACGAACCTCTACTCTGTGCACTTCGATGAGAAGTACTGGATCGACCCGGGGGTGTTCTCACCACAGAGGTTTCTGGACAGCAATGGCAACTTTGTGAGGCGTGAGGCTTTCCTGCCATTCTCCCTGG ggAGGCGCTGCTGCCTGGGCGAGCAGCTGGCCAGGATGGAGATGTTCCTCTTTTTCACCACTTTGCTACAGAGGTTTCATCTTCAGTTCCCCCCAGGAGCCGTTCCCACCGTCACTCCCAAACTGGGCATGACCTTACAGCCCAAACCGTACTCCATCTGTGCTCTCCGCAGGCAACAGAGAAGTCCCTGCTTTGGAGACACTCCTTATCACAAGTAG
- the cyp2r1 gene encoding vitamin D 25-hydroxylase isoform X2, with translation MRDNLKRGSFTQAIKFNSSSVFCMKAHFGDYCLLREAKCFSMPSIVIFSLDLGGILTVVLNGYDCVRECLYHQSEVFADRPSLPLFKKMTKMGGLLNCKYGKGWMEHRKLACNSFRYFGSGQRLFERKISEECMFFVDAIDEHKGKPFNPKHLVTNAVSNITNLIIFGQRFTYDDRNFQHMIEIFSENVELAVSGWALLYNAFPWIEYVPFGKHQKLFHNAAEVYDFLLQVIKGFSQGRVPQAPRHYVDAYLDELEQNVGSPSSSFSYENLIYSVGELIIAGTETTTNTLRWAMLYMALYPNIQERVHREIDSVLYNGRAPTLEDKQKMPYVEAVLHEVLRFCNIVPLGIFRATSQDAKVKGYTIPKGTMVITNLYSVHFDEKYWIDPGVFSPQRFLDSNGNFVRREAFLPFSLGRRCCLGEQLARMEMFLFFTTLLQRFHLQFPPGAVPTVTPKLGMTLQPKPYSICALRRQQRSPCFGDTPYHK, from the exons ATGAGAGATAACCTTAAAAGAGGGTCATTCACTCAAGCAATCAAGTTCAACTCATCCTCAGTTTTCTGCATGAAAGCACATTTTGGAGACTATTGCCTATTAAGAGAAGCAAAATGTTTCAGCATGCCTTCAATTGTG ATCTTCAGTCTCGATCTGGGAGGCATCTTGACGGTGGTCTTAAACGGATATGACTGTGTCAGGGAGTGCCTTTACCATCAGAGCGAGGTGTTTGCTGATCGTCCATCGCTGCCTTTATTCaagaaaatgaccaaaatggGTG GACTCCTCAATTGTAAATATGGCAAAGGCTGGATGGAACACCGGAAACTGGCTTGCAACTCTTTCCGTTACTTTGGCAGTGGACAGAGGCTGTTTGAGAGGAAGATCTCAGAGGAGTGCATGTTCTTTGTGGATGCCATAGATGAGCACAAGGGAAAGCCCTTCAACCCCAAACACCTGGTGACCAACGCTGTGTCCAACATCACCAACCTCATCATCTTTGGACAGCGTTTCACTTACGACGACCGTAACTTCCAGCACATGATCGAAATATTCAGTGAGAATGTGGAGTTAGCAGTGAGCGGCTGGGCCCTCCTCTACAACGCCTTCCCCTGGATTGAGTATGTGCCCTTTGGGAAACACCAGAAGCTGTTCCACAATGCTGCTGAGGTGTACGACTTCTTACTGCAGGTGATAAAGGGTTTCTCACAGGGCAGGGTGCCACAGGCACCTCGCCACTATGTGGATGCCTATTTGGATGAGTTAGAGCAGAACGTGGGCTCCCCCAGCTCCTCTTTTTCCTACGAGAACCTCATCTACTCAGTGGGAGAGCTCATCATTGCCGGCACAGAAACCACAACTAACACACTGCGCTGGGCCATGCTGTACATGGCTCTCTACCCAAACATACAAG AGAGGGTGCACAGGGAGATCGACAGCGTGCTGTACAACGGGAGAGCTCCCACTCTGGAGGACAAACAGAAGATGCCATATGTGGAGGCTGTCCTGCACGAAGTCCTTCGCTTCTGCAACATTGTCCCACTTGGTATTTTCCGTGCCACCTCCCAGGACGCAAAAGTCAAGGGTTACACGATTCCCAAAGGCACCATGGTGATCACGAACCTCTACTCTGTGCACTTCGATGAGAAGTACTGGATCGACCCGGGGGTGTTCTCACCACAGAGGTTTCTGGACAGCAATGGCAACTTTGTGAGGCGTGAGGCTTTCCTGCCATTCTCCCTGG ggAGGCGCTGCTGCCTGGGCGAGCAGCTGGCCAGGATGGAGATGTTCCTCTTTTTCACCACTTTGCTACAGAGGTTTCATCTTCAGTTCCCCCCAGGAGCCGTTCCCACCGTCACTCCCAAACTGGGCATGACCTTACAGCCCAAACCGTACTCCATCTGTGCTCTCCGCAGGCAACAGAGAAGTCCCTGCTTTGGAGACACTCCTTATCACAAGTAG